The Apostichopus japonicus isolate 1M-3 chromosome 20, ASM3797524v1, whole genome shotgun sequence genome contains a region encoding:
- the LOC139962192 gene encoding fibrinogen-like protein A isoform X2, whose translation MIVVFSLTIFIFQEVNRYGAAERVEGSSLLFNNDGYPRDCSEAQITCSGTANRIRKYYILPEGSSKPFQASCDQEIDGGGWTVIQRRLDGSVNFTRNWEDYRDGFGFLNREFWIGNEKLSYLTNQKRYTLRIDIKNSTNHEMFLSYDDFSTSDEWGKYQLTRLGNFTGNTDFNDDFMRIHLGMKFSTFDNNNIDKQDGNCTETLRAGWWYNGCDDTNLNAEYHSINLRNRQMEDQDNNLRFTEMKISPTER comes from the exons ATGATTGTCGTTTTCAGCTTAACCATCTTCATATTTCAAGAAGTG AATAGATACGGCGCTGCTGAGCGTGTTG aaGGTTCCTCTTTATTATTTAACAATGACGGATATCCGAGGGACTGCAGTGAGGCACAGATCACGTGCTCTGGCACAGCCAATCGTATTAGGAAATATTACATCTTACCAGAAGGGTCCTCAAAACCATTCCAAGCCTCCTGTGACCAAGAGattgacggaggaggatggacc GTTATTCAAAGACGCCTAGACGGTTCTGTCAACTTCACAAGGAATTGGGAAGACTACAGAGATGGGTTTGGTTTCTTGAACCGAGAATTTTGGATCGGCAATGAGAAATTGTCTTATTTGACAAACCAGAAGCGATATACACTTCGCATAGACATCAAAAATTCTACCAACCACGAGATGTTTCTTTCGTATGATGATTTCAGTACCAGTGACGAATGGGGAAAGTACCAACTAACTCGTTTGGGAAATTTTACAGGGAACACTGATTTCA ATGACGATTTTATGAGAATTCATCTTGGaatgaaattttcaacattCGATAACAACAACATCGATAAACAGGATGGTAACTGCACGGAGACTTTGCGAGCTGGTTGGTGGTATAACGGGTGCGACGATACCAACCTTAACGCAGAGTATCACTCCATCAATCTAAGGAACCGCCAAATGGAGGATCAAGATAACAACTTGAGATtcacagaaatgaaaataagtCCAACTGAAAGATAA
- the LOC139962192 gene encoding fibrinogen-like protein A isoform X3 gives MIVVFSLTIFIFQELNRYGAAERVEGSSLLFNNDGYPRDCSEAQITCSGTANRIRKYYILPEGSSKPFQASCDQEIDGGGWTVIQRRLDGSVNFTRNWEDYRDGFGFLNREFWIGNEKLSYLTNQKRYTLRIDIKNSTNHEMFLSYDDFSTSDEWGKYQLTRLGNFTGNTDFNDDFMRIHLGMKFSTFDNNNIDKQDGNCTETLRAGWWYNGCDDTNLNAEYHSINLRNRQMEDQDNNLRFTEMKISPTER, from the exons AATAGATACGGCGCTGCTGAGCGTGTTG aaGGTTCCTCTTTATTATTTAACAATGACGGATATCCGAGGGACTGCAGTGAGGCACAGATCACGTGCTCTGGCACAGCCAATCGTATTAGGAAATATTACATCTTACCAGAAGGGTCCTCAAAACCATTCCAAGCCTCCTGTGACCAAGAGattgacggaggaggatggacc GTTATTCAAAGACGCCTAGACGGTTCTGTCAACTTCACAAGGAATTGGGAAGACTACAGAGATGGGTTTGGTTTCTTGAACCGAGAATTTTGGATCGGCAATGAGAAATTGTCTTATTTGACAAACCAGAAGCGATATACACTTCGCATAGACATCAAAAATTCTACCAACCACGAGATGTTTCTTTCGTATGATGATTTCAGTACCAGTGACGAATGGGGAAAGTACCAACTAACTCGTTTGGGAAATTTTACAGGGAACACTGATTTCA ATGACGATTTTATGAGAATTCATCTTGGaatgaaattttcaacattCGATAACAACAACATCGATAAACAGGATGGTAACTGCACGGAGACTTTGCGAGCTGGTTGGTGGTATAACGGGTGCGACGATACCAACCTTAACGCAGAGTATCACTCCATCAATCTAAGGAACCGCCAAATGGAGGATCAAGATAACAACTTGAGATtcacagaaatgaaaataagtCCAACTGAAAGATAA
- the LOC139962192 gene encoding fibrinogen-like protein A isoform X6, with the protein MIVVFSLTIFIFQELNRYGAAERVGSSLLFNNDGYPRDCSEAQITCSGTANRIRKYYILPEGSSKPFQASCDQEIDGGGWTVIQRRLDGSVNFTRNWEDYRDGFGFLNREFWIGNEKLSYLTNQKRYTLRIDIKNSTNHEMFLSYDDFSTSDEWGKYQLTRLGNFTGNTDFNDDFMRIHLGMKFSTFDNNNIDKQDGNCTETLRAGWWYNGCDDTNLNAEYHSINLRNRQMEDQDNNLRFTEMKISPTER; encoded by the exons AATAGATACGGCGCTGCTGAGCGTGTTG GTTCCTCTTTATTATTTAACAATGACGGATATCCGAGGGACTGCAGTGAGGCACAGATCACGTGCTCTGGCACAGCCAATCGTATTAGGAAATATTACATCTTACCAGAAGGGTCCTCAAAACCATTCCAAGCCTCCTGTGACCAAGAGattgacggaggaggatggacc GTTATTCAAAGACGCCTAGACGGTTCTGTCAACTTCACAAGGAATTGGGAAGACTACAGAGATGGGTTTGGTTTCTTGAACCGAGAATTTTGGATCGGCAATGAGAAATTGTCTTATTTGACAAACCAGAAGCGATATACACTTCGCATAGACATCAAAAATTCTACCAACCACGAGATGTTTCTTTCGTATGATGATTTCAGTACCAGTGACGAATGGGGAAAGTACCAACTAACTCGTTTGGGAAATTTTACAGGGAACACTGATTTCA ATGACGATTTTATGAGAATTCATCTTGGaatgaaattttcaacattCGATAACAACAACATCGATAAACAGGATGGTAACTGCACGGAGACTTTGCGAGCTGGTTGGTGGTATAACGGGTGCGACGATACCAACCTTAACGCAGAGTATCACTCCATCAATCTAAGGAACCGCCAAATGGAGGATCAAGATAACAACTTGAGATtcacagaaatgaaaataagtCCAACTGAAAGATAA
- the LOC139962192 gene encoding fibrinogen-like protein A isoform X5 codes for MIVVFSLTIFIFQEVNRYGAAERVGSSLLFNNDGYPRDCSEAQITCSGTANRIRKYYILPEGSSKPFQASCDQEIDGGGWTVIQRRLDGSVNFTRNWEDYRDGFGFLNREFWIGNEKLSYLTNQKRYTLRIDIKNSTNHEMFLSYDDFSTSDEWGKYQLTRLGNFTGNTDFNDDFMRIHLGMKFSTFDNNNIDKQDGNCTETLRAGWWYNGCDDTNLNAEYHSINLRNRQMEDQDNNLRFTEMKISPTER; via the exons ATGATTGTCGTTTTCAGCTTAACCATCTTCATATTTCAAGAAGTG AATAGATACGGCGCTGCTGAGCGTGTTG GTTCCTCTTTATTATTTAACAATGACGGATATCCGAGGGACTGCAGTGAGGCACAGATCACGTGCTCTGGCACAGCCAATCGTATTAGGAAATATTACATCTTACCAGAAGGGTCCTCAAAACCATTCCAAGCCTCCTGTGACCAAGAGattgacggaggaggatggacc GTTATTCAAAGACGCCTAGACGGTTCTGTCAACTTCACAAGGAATTGGGAAGACTACAGAGATGGGTTTGGTTTCTTGAACCGAGAATTTTGGATCGGCAATGAGAAATTGTCTTATTTGACAAACCAGAAGCGATATACACTTCGCATAGACATCAAAAATTCTACCAACCACGAGATGTTTCTTTCGTATGATGATTTCAGTACCAGTGACGAATGGGGAAAGTACCAACTAACTCGTTTGGGAAATTTTACAGGGAACACTGATTTCA ATGACGATTTTATGAGAATTCATCTTGGaatgaaattttcaacattCGATAACAACAACATCGATAAACAGGATGGTAACTGCACGGAGACTTTGCGAGCTGGTTGGTGGTATAACGGGTGCGACGATACCAACCTTAACGCAGAGTATCACTCCATCAATCTAAGGAACCGCCAAATGGAGGATCAAGATAACAACTTGAGATtcacagaaatgaaaataagtCCAACTGAAAGATAA
- the LOC139962186 gene encoding uncharacterized protein has product MGPPCSVPTRVISDLKVEAVSGDGVQVNLPQVFTKSSLPVEEWHIPNERDIAAWDHLRDVELPSLSNVHSIDLLIGNNVPAAYAPSEVKTGPLGSPYATKTPLGWVAWGVKRKSTGAISSNFIQADSNLENMFRESLNHDFPEKAVEDKKEWSWEDKQFMEQMESSCKMVNGHYQVNLPLRHQQVKLPNNKQMAMKSLGSKMEKLPEFEADYVTFMEDVISKGYAERVPESQPAEGKEWYIPHHGVYHPRKPGKIRVVFDCGAKYGGASLNDVLLPGPNLMNNLHGVLMRFREYPVAFSSDIECMFYQVKVPESQRDLLRFLWWPDGDRNQMPQAYRMGVHLFGAVSAPSSAIFSLRRAGTDNIRGVSSQAVTTLHNNFYMDDGLKSVESVKDAIKLVKELKSLCEGGGFNLTKWSSNRREVLREIPLEDRAKELRDLDLESSQLPTERTLGVLWNAETDVFQFKSRIKEVKATRRTILSVVSSIYDPLGFIAPLLVPAKSILQETCKLEVGWDDEPGEEVLKKWELWKTNIQDLEGINIPRCYVPEQFGKVTSRDLHVFADASEVMDV; this is encoded by the coding sequence ATGGGGCCTCCCTGTAGTGTACCTACCAGAGTTATATCCGACTTGAAGGTTGAAGCAGTAAGTGGGGACGGAGTTCAAGTGAATCTGCCCCAAGTATTCACCAAGTCCAGTTTGCCTGTAGAAGAGTGGCATATTCCAAATGAAAGGGACATTGCAGCATGGGATCATTTGAGGGACGTAGAACTGCCTAGCCTGAGCAATGTCCACAGTATTGATTTGTTGATTGGTAATAATGTACCAGCCGCATATGCTCCAAGTGAGGTCAAGACAGGCCCCTTGGGTAGTCCATATGCCACCAAGACCCCTCTAGGATGGGTTGCATGGGGAGTGAAGCGTAAAAGTACTGGAGCGATCTCGAGTAACTTCATCCAGGCTGACAGCAACTTGGAGAATATGTTCAGAGAAAGCCTGAATCATGATTTCCCTGAGAAGGCTGTTGAGGATAAGAAGGAGTGGTCGTGGGAAGATAAGCAGTTCATGGAGCAGATGGAAAGTTCTTGCAAAATGGTCAATGGACATTATCAAGTAAATCTTCCACTACGGCATCAACAGGTTAAGTTGCCTAATAACAAGCAAATGGCGATGAAGAGTCTGGGGAGTAAAATGGAGAAGCTGCCCGAGTTTGAGGCAGATTATGTCACCTTTATGGAAGATGTGATAAGCAAAGGATATGCCGAAAGGGTTCCTGAAAGTCAACCAGCCGAAGGGAAGGAGTGGTACATTCCTCATCATGGGGTGTACCACCCAAGGAAACCAGGCAAAATAAGGGTGGTGTTTGATTGTGGTGCTAAATATGGAGGAGCATCTTTAAATGATGTTTTGCTTCCTGGACCCAACCTGATGAACAACCTCCATGGGGTACTAATGAGATTTAGAGAGTATCCTGTGGCCTTTTCCAGTGATATCGAATGCATGTTTTACCAGGTGAAGGTGCCAGAAAGCCAACGAGATCTATTAAGATTTCTTTGGTGGCCAGAtggagacagaaatcaaatgcCACAGGCTTATCGCATGGGAGTTCATTTGTTTGGAGCTGTGTCTGCCCCATCAAGTGCCATCTTTAGTCTAAGGAGAGCTGGCACAGATAACATACGCGGAGTTAGTTCTCAAGCAGTGACCACACTGCATAACAACTTCTACATGGATGATGGGCTGAAATCAGTAGAATCTGTCAAAGATGCCATTAAGCTGGTTAAGGAGTTAAAGTCTTTGTGTGAAGGAGGAGGCTTCAATCTGACTAAATGGTCCAGCAATAGGAGAGAAGTCTTGCGAGAGATACCCTTGGAAGACAGGGCTAAAGAATTGAGGGATCTAGATTTGGAATCCTCTCAACTTCCCACAGAAAGAACTTTGGGAGTGTTGTGGAATGCAGAGACAGATGTCTTCCAGTTTAAGAGCAGGATCAAGGAGGTTAAGGCTACTAGGAGAACAATTCTCTCAGTGGTTAGCTCAATTTATGATCCCTTGGGATTCATAGCTCCACTGCTAGTTCCAGCAAAGTCCATACTACAAGAGACCTGTAAGCTGGAAGTTGGTTGGGATGACGAACCAGGAGAAGAGGTGCTTAAGAAATGGGAGCTATGGAAGACAAACATCCAAGATTTGGAAGGAATTAACATTCCTCGATGTTATGTACCAGAACAATTTGGCAAGGTAACATCCAGAGACCTACACGTTTTTGCTGATGCCAGTGAGGTTATGGATGTGTAA